From a single Brassica napus cultivar Da-Ae chromosome C9, Da-Ae, whole genome shotgun sequence genomic region:
- the LOC106386137 gene encoding transcription factor bHLH112 isoform X5, which produces MAEEFQATAAICGSGGGAWWNSPRSVMSPSDHLLSPCFGQREADSDSGGSTVSIDSTLQMMGLGFSSNSSSEWNQTVLQEDLNSSFRSSQDHYHGQGFLSTTSSPYLLNPACSSSSSPSPPSSSLLQTFYDPEPSQYRFLSTTSCSINNPQLSWASSKTSPHHQAAYGIINNFSNSTNSRPFWSSSSTTNLNNTPHNSFVTTSQIIPTRLEDKTKNQKTKGQSESLKRAKDNDSASKKQRISTPSPLPTFKVRKENLRDQITSLQQLVSPFGKTDTASVLQESIEYIKFLHDQVTVLSTPYMKQGASVQQQHQKSGKSQDGNENLELRAHGLCLVPISSTFPVANETTADFWTPTFGGNSFSCSDNIRSSENA; this is translated from the exons ATGGCTGAGGAGTTTCAAGCGACGGCAGCAATTTGCGGCAGCGGAGGCGGCGCGTGGTGGAACTCGCCAAGGAGCGTTATGTCCCCTTCGGATCATCTCTTGTCGCCTTGTTTCGGACAGCGAGAGGCTGATTCCGACAGTGGAGGAAGCACCGTGAGTATTGACTCGACGTTGCAAATGATGGGTCTAGGGTTTTCCTCAAACTCTTCTTCAGAGTGGAACCAAACCGTTTT ACAAGAAGACTTAAACTCAAGCTTCAGAAGCTCACAAGATCACTATCATGGCCAAGGATTCTTATCTACAACTAGTTCACCTTATCTTCTTAATCCAGCTTGTTCTTCATCTTCGTCACCTTCTCCTCCTTCCTCGAGCTTGTTACAAACCTTTTACGATCCGGAACCGAGTCAGTACAGGTTCCTTTCTACCACTAGCTGTTCAATCAACAATCCTCAGCTCTCTTGGGCTAGTAGTAAGACAAGTCCTCATCATCAAGCTGCTTATGGAATAATTAACAACTTCTCTAACAGCACAAACTCTCGACCCTTTTGGAGTTCTTCATCAACCACTAACTTAAACAACACGCCGCATAACAGTTTTGTAACCACTTCGCAGATAATACCTACTCGTCTTGAGGACAAAACTAAG AATCAGAAGACTAAAGGCCAGAGCGAGTCTTTGAAGAGAGCAAAGGATAATGATTCCGCGTCGAAGAAACAGAGAATTAGCACGCCTTCACCATTGCCAACTTTTAAG GTGAGAAAAGAGAATCTAAGGGACCAGATTACTTCATTACAACAGCTAGTTTCACCTTTCGGAAAG ACAGATACTGCATCTGTTCTCCAAGAATCCATAGAGTACATCAAGTTTCTTCATGATCAAGTCACT gTTCTAAGCACTCCATACATGAAACAAGGTGCTTCCGTCCAACAACAACATCAG AAATCTGGTAAGAGTCAAGATGGAAACGAGAATCTAGAACTAAGAGCACACGGTCTGTGTCTCGTTCCCATATCAAGCACTTTTCCGGTGGCTAATGAAACAACCGCCGACTTCTGGACACCAACGTTTGGGGGCAACAGTTTCAG
- the LOC106386137 gene encoding transcription factor bHLH112 isoform X7, with translation MAEEFQATAAICGSGGGAWWNSPRSVMSPSDHLLSPCFGQREADSDSGGSTVSIDSTLQMMGLGFSSNSSSEWNQTVLQEDLNSSFRSSQDHYHGQGFLSTTSSPYLLNPACSSSSSPSPPSSSLLQTFYDPEPSQYRFLSTTSCSINNPQLSWASSKTSPHHQAAYGIINNFSNSTNSRPFWSSSSTTNLNNTPHNSFVTTSQIIPTRLEDKTKKTKGQSESLKRAKDNDSASKKQRISTPSPLPTFKVRKENLRDQITSLQQLVSPFGKTDTASVLQESIEYIKFLHDQVTVLSTPYMKQGASVQQQHQKSGKSQDGNENLELRAHGLCLVPISSTFPVANETTADFWTPTFGGNSFR, from the exons ATGGCTGAGGAGTTTCAAGCGACGGCAGCAATTTGCGGCAGCGGAGGCGGCGCGTGGTGGAACTCGCCAAGGAGCGTTATGTCCCCTTCGGATCATCTCTTGTCGCCTTGTTTCGGACAGCGAGAGGCTGATTCCGACAGTGGAGGAAGCACCGTGAGTATTGACTCGACGTTGCAAATGATGGGTCTAGGGTTTTCCTCAAACTCTTCTTCAGAGTGGAACCAAACCGTTTT ACAAGAAGACTTAAACTCAAGCTTCAGAAGCTCACAAGATCACTATCATGGCCAAGGATTCTTATCTACAACTAGTTCACCTTATCTTCTTAATCCAGCTTGTTCTTCATCTTCGTCACCTTCTCCTCCTTCCTCGAGCTTGTTACAAACCTTTTACGATCCGGAACCGAGTCAGTACAGGTTCCTTTCTACCACTAGCTGTTCAATCAACAATCCTCAGCTCTCTTGGGCTAGTAGTAAGACAAGTCCTCATCATCAAGCTGCTTATGGAATAATTAACAACTTCTCTAACAGCACAAACTCTCGACCCTTTTGGAGTTCTTCATCAACCACTAACTTAAACAACACGCCGCATAACAGTTTTGTAACCACTTCGCAGATAATACCTACTCGTCTTGAGGACAAAACTAAG AAGACTAAAGGCCAGAGCGAGTCTTTGAAGAGAGCAAAGGATAATGATTCCGCGTCGAAGAAACAGAGAATTAGCACGCCTTCACCATTGCCAACTTTTAAG GTGAGAAAAGAGAATCTAAGGGACCAGATTACTTCATTACAACAGCTAGTTTCACCTTTCGGAAAG ACAGATACTGCATCTGTTCTCCAAGAATCCATAGAGTACATCAAGTTTCTTCATGATCAAGTCACT gTTCTAAGCACTCCATACATGAAACAAGGTGCTTCCGTCCAACAACAACATCAG AAATCTGGTAAGAGTCAAGATGGAAACGAGAATCTAGAACTAAGAGCACACGGTCTGTGTCTCGTTCCCATATCAAGCACTTTTCCGGTGGCTAATGAAACAACCGCCGACTTCTGGACACCAACGTTTGGGGGCAACAGTTTCAG gtGA
- the LOC106386137 gene encoding transcription factor bHLH112 isoform X6, whose translation MAEEFQATAAICGSGGGAWWNSPRSVMSPSDHLLSPCFGQREADSDSGGSTVSIDSTLQMMGLGFSSNSSSEWNQTVLQEDLNSSFRSSQDHYHGQGFLSTTSSPYLLNPACSSSSSPSPPSSSLLQTFYDPEPSQYRFLSTTSCSINNPQLSWASSKTSPHHQAAYGIINNFSNSTNSRPFWSSSSTTNLNNTPHNSFVTTSQIIPTRLEDKTKNQKTKGQSESLKRAKDNDSASKKQRISTPSPLPTFKVRKENLRDQITSLQQLVSPFGKTDTASVLQESIEYIKFLHDQVTVLSTPYMKQGASVQQQHQKSGKSQDGNENLELRAHGLCLVPISSTFPVANETTADFWTPTFGGNSFR comes from the exons ATGGCTGAGGAGTTTCAAGCGACGGCAGCAATTTGCGGCAGCGGAGGCGGCGCGTGGTGGAACTCGCCAAGGAGCGTTATGTCCCCTTCGGATCATCTCTTGTCGCCTTGTTTCGGACAGCGAGAGGCTGATTCCGACAGTGGAGGAAGCACCGTGAGTATTGACTCGACGTTGCAAATGATGGGTCTAGGGTTTTCCTCAAACTCTTCTTCAGAGTGGAACCAAACCGTTTT ACAAGAAGACTTAAACTCAAGCTTCAGAAGCTCACAAGATCACTATCATGGCCAAGGATTCTTATCTACAACTAGTTCACCTTATCTTCTTAATCCAGCTTGTTCTTCATCTTCGTCACCTTCTCCTCCTTCCTCGAGCTTGTTACAAACCTTTTACGATCCGGAACCGAGTCAGTACAGGTTCCTTTCTACCACTAGCTGTTCAATCAACAATCCTCAGCTCTCTTGGGCTAGTAGTAAGACAAGTCCTCATCATCAAGCTGCTTATGGAATAATTAACAACTTCTCTAACAGCACAAACTCTCGACCCTTTTGGAGTTCTTCATCAACCACTAACTTAAACAACACGCCGCATAACAGTTTTGTAACCACTTCGCAGATAATACCTACTCGTCTTGAGGACAAAACTAAG AATCAGAAGACTAAAGGCCAGAGCGAGTCTTTGAAGAGAGCAAAGGATAATGATTCCGCGTCGAAGAAACAGAGAATTAGCACGCCTTCACCATTGCCAACTTTTAAG GTGAGAAAAGAGAATCTAAGGGACCAGATTACTTCATTACAACAGCTAGTTTCACCTTTCGGAAAG ACAGATACTGCATCTGTTCTCCAAGAATCCATAGAGTACATCAAGTTTCTTCATGATCAAGTCACT gTTCTAAGCACTCCATACATGAAACAAGGTGCTTCCGTCCAACAACAACATCAG AAATCTGGTAAGAGTCAAGATGGAAACGAGAATCTAGAACTAAGAGCACACGGTCTGTGTCTCGTTCCCATATCAAGCACTTTTCCGGTGGCTAATGAAACAACCGCCGACTTCTGGACACCAACGTTTGGGGGCAACAGTTTCAG gtGA